The proteins below come from a single Malus sylvestris chromosome 3, drMalSylv7.2, whole genome shotgun sequence genomic window:
- the LOC126614470 gene encoding receptor-like protein 3 translates to MAYGFLLLLLFACTIFTTNVQACNQTERISLLAFSLTLSSSSVNWSSSVDCCRWNGITCNQEGWVTHLLLPSKGLTGGKIPSSMTSLNFLKEFNVSYNNLEGQIPTGTQLQSFSTSAFEGNPKLCGAPLPNVCEEIGADNKNKVNQDVDNEGDKLPWIYIFATLGFIVGFWGVCGSLVLKKT, encoded by the exons ATGGCTtatggcttcctcctcctcctattATTTGCTTGCACTATATTTACAACAAATGTTCAAGCATGCAACCAAACTGAACGCATCTCTCTATTAGCTTTCTCCCTCACTCTATCTTCTTCTTCCGTAAATTGGAGTAGTTCTGTTGATTGTTGTCGTTGGAACGGCATCACTTGTAATCAAGAGGGTTGGGTCACCCATTTGCTCTTACCCTCCAAAGGGCTCACAGGAG GAAAAATTCCCTCATCAATGACGAGCCTTAACTTCTTGAAAGAATTTAACGTCTCGTACAATAATCTCGAAGGACAAATACCGACGGGCACGCAGCTTCAGAGTTTCAGCACTTCTGCATTTGAGGGGAACCCTAAACTTTGTGGTGCTCCACTTCCAAATGTGTGCGAAGAAATTGGTGCAGATAATAAGAACAAAGTCAACCAAGATGTGGACAATGAAGGCGACAAGCTTCCTTGGATTTATATCTTTGCAACCCTAGGTTTCATTGTTGGATTTTGGGGAGTTTGCGGTTCTTTAGTTCTTAAGAAGACATGA